One Planctomycetota bacterium DNA window includes the following coding sequences:
- a CDS encoding kelch repeat-containing protein, giving the protein MLAVFLASAAIVGAAAGLPEELRNAPPNTWTLIDKGGYGARNSVGLVYLPEEGRFLLLGGQMAQGGPYSEMTLDLERSRWENRFPLGKEGAWGDATGSSKAPARKYGGPAFEVTEGVLRPHLDFGYNHTMELWGNAAYDQAMGKVVVPFHRLGQTYEYDPKARTWAHVATADDAPNEFWDDIVFNTSCYDPVNKEVLAGQCRWAFRGGTWERLTFGSDLINGLRAKAEALALGARKLVGACRARFYVTESEGMAKARLDEAAAALARQAAAFSAEAAGAAGRADDYEKKQLGWAGSNLGKAVELLARAEGLLKGKMTAEGIAAAEDVWEALDDAVEDLAAAPPRRAYCRPAVDARRGKIVVFGGHRLDRLVADTWVYDCATRRWEQRRPKLSPAPRYGHGLVWLPTSGRILLVDGAGRAETWTYDIEADEWTLLAEGGAPRDSLTSPVSTWGWQPEPSAAMPGDVVVTLSNRAESKVPRFSTWAARIDMAKTDPEGTQKRGVPFRAESFTGGAAGDPRWYDRNAGEVRIAEQQEWLETLPTNTWVQRDPKSHKNNPRDNRAWGTAAFDPDHDQILLWGGGHVAYIGNCVLHYSVRSNQFYIGHRPEDGLRYAHGQGGMKISTTYRNRAFMTGHAYHSYGYDQPTGKLIVCGQSRAENGVKASLYFCYDPAATEWFPGPIPTPFEASYSFDRLYPTSRGIIAWASGGLWRPDVAGLKWERLPLAGAKLPDPSHEGHGMVHDARRDRLLFFAQGAKGEVVAYDMRTGQASRLGPAGLGAAALANVRCRELVYLPEFDAVLIASRIADAEGKMRWPIYDCAANAWRAALLAGSDPVGKDYNFGLGLMYDARRKLVWAADSYANIWALRLDLRAADLKPIGATPEDRPANP; this is encoded by the coding sequence ATGCTGGCAGTCTTCCTTGCCTCTGCGGCTATTGTCGGGGCGGCGGCCGGCCTGCCGGAGGAATTGAGGAACGCTCCACCCAACACTTGGACCCTGATTGACAAGGGTGGCTATGGCGCGCGGAACTCTGTGGGGCTGGTCTACCTGCCCGAGGAGGGGCGCTTCCTGCTCCTGGGCGGGCAGATGGCCCAGGGCGGCCCGTACTCCGAGATGACGCTCGACCTCGAACGGTCGCGCTGGGAGAACCGCTTTCCCCTTGGCAAGGAGGGTGCCTGGGGCGATGCGACCGGCTCGAGCAAGGCGCCCGCCCGCAAGTACGGCGGCCCAGCCTTCGAGGTCACAGAGGGAGTGCTCCGCCCTCACCTGGACTTCGGCTATAACCACACGATGGAGCTGTGGGGCAACGCGGCCTATGACCAGGCCATGGGCAAGGTGGTGGTGCCCTTCCACCGCCTCGGCCAGACCTACGAGTACGACCCCAAGGCCCGCACCTGGGCGCACGTCGCGACGGCCGACGACGCGCCCAATGAGTTCTGGGACGACATCGTCTTCAACACCTCGTGCTACGACCCGGTCAACAAGGAGGTCCTGGCCGGCCAGTGCCGCTGGGCGTTTCGGGGCGGCACGTGGGAACGCCTCACGTTCGGCAGCGATCTGATCAATGGCCTGAGGGCCAAGGCCGAGGCGCTGGCTCTCGGCGCGCGCAAGCTGGTCGGCGCCTGCCGCGCCCGCTTCTACGTGACGGAGAGCGAGGGGATGGCCAAGGCCAGACTGGACGAGGCGGCCGCGGCCCTGGCCCGACAAGCCGCGGCGTTCTCGGCGGAGGCCGCCGGCGCGGCCGGGAGGGCGGACGACTACGAGAAGAAACAGCTTGGCTGGGCCGGCTCGAACCTCGGGAAGGCCGTGGAACTGCTCGCGAGGGCCGAAGGGCTTCTCAAGGGCAAGATGACTGCGGAGGGTATCGCCGCGGCCGAGGATGTCTGGGAGGCGCTCGACGACGCGGTCGAGGACCTGGCCGCCGCGCCGCCCAGGCGTGCCTACTGCCGGCCGGCCGTGGACGCGCGGCGTGGCAAGATCGTAGTCTTCGGCGGCCACCGCCTCGACCGGCTCGTCGCCGACACGTGGGTCTACGACTGCGCGACCCGCCGCTGGGAGCAGCGCCGGCCCAAGCTCTCGCCCGCGCCGCGCTACGGCCACGGCCTGGTCTGGCTGCCCACGAGCGGTCGGATCCTGCTGGTTGACGGCGCCGGCCGAGCCGAGACCTGGACCTACGACATCGAGGCCGACGAATGGACGTTGCTGGCCGAGGGCGGCGCTCCGCGGGACAGCCTGACGTCGCCCGTCAGCACGTGGGGCTGGCAACCGGAGCCTTCGGCGGCCATGCCTGGCGACGTGGTGGTCACCCTCTCGAACCGGGCCGAGAGCAAAGTGCCCCGCTTCTCCACCTGGGCCGCGCGGATTGACATGGCCAAGACCGATCCGGAGGGGACGCAGAAGCGTGGCGTGCCCTTCCGCGCCGAGAGCTTCACCGGCGGCGCGGCCGGCGACCCTCGCTGGTACGACCGCAACGCGGGGGAGGTCCGCATCGCCGAACAGCAGGAGTGGCTCGAGACGTTGCCCACCAACACCTGGGTGCAGCGCGACCCCAAGTCGCACAAGAACAACCCCAGGGATAACCGGGCCTGGGGCACCGCGGCCTTCGACCCCGACCACGACCAGATTCTCCTGTGGGGCGGCGGCCACGTGGCCTACATCGGGAACTGCGTGCTCCACTACAGCGTGCGGTCCAACCAGTTCTACATCGGGCACCGGCCCGAGGACGGGCTTCGCTACGCGCACGGGCAGGGCGGGATGAAAATCTCGACCACCTACCGCAACCGCGCCTTCATGACCGGCCACGCCTACCACTCCTATGGATACGACCAGCCCACCGGCAAGCTCATCGTCTGCGGCCAGTCCAGGGCAGAGAACGGCGTCAAGGCCAGCCTGTACTTCTGCTATGACCCCGCGGCGACCGAGTGGTTCCCGGGGCCAATCCCCACGCCATTCGAGGCCAGCTACAGCTTCGACCGCCTCTATCCGACGTCCAGGGGGATCATCGCCTGGGCGAGCGGCGGGCTCTGGCGGCCCGACGTGGCGGGGCTCAAGTGGGAGAGGCTCCCGCTGGCCGGCGCCAAGCTGCCCGACCCCAGCCACGAAGGACACGGGATGGTCCACGACGCCCGCCGCGACCGGCTGCTCTTCTTCGCTCAGGGAGCCAAGGGCGAGGTGGTGGCCTACGACATGAGGACCGGCCAAGCCTCACGCCTCGGCCCGGCAGGCCTCGGGGCGGCCGCACTCGCCAATGTGCGCTGCCGGGAGCTGGTCTACCTCCCCGAGTTCGATGCCGTGCTCATCGCCTCGCGCATCGCGGACGCCGAGGGCAAGATGCGCTGGCCGATCTACGACTGCGCGGCGAATGCCTGGAGGGCCGCGCTCCTGGCTGGCAGCGACCCCGTCGGCAAGGACTACAACTTCGGCCTGGGGTTGATGTATGACGCCCGGCGAAAGCTCGTCTGGGCAGCCGATAGCTACGCGAACATCTGGGCACTGCGGCTGGACCTGAGGGCTGCTGACCTCAAGCCCATCGGAGCGACCCCGGAAGACCGCCCCGCGAACCCCTGA
- a CDS encoding LamG domain-containing protein produces the protein MPAWQRVTLSLLAVALGATGAERTAFSWQKPQAKVLPTGGLEWAPEPFVFAPGKTVRYIDFAAGSDANDGASKERPWKHHPWDPAAANLAKAHRGPTTYVFKRGVVYRGQLAAPADDQGTPGEPIRLTSDPAWGAGEAVLCGSEAVAGWKQGADHKDIPESQKVWWTDLAFAPRCVWMLEAGKAIRLKLARTPNWTVSDPDDVKSEWWTWEQPRWWTQQNKTTVNGRKMHLGVDTKHLTKPADHYRDAILRTEWGIVMGTPFPTKVEAVDAAKKSVAFQGVWWGDSGTLITNNRYYLEDKPHYLDEPGEFWFDKKGAGGRLYVRLPGDRDPNTMAVEAARRYCLIEDAASAAAPPRTDVLKPEQRDKLLTTGLRHVEITGLTFRFTNTWWDLEFPAWMHKEVDNACIRALGSADGLRVSHCRFEHVAKAVRVEPINAQCRIGSVVVSDNDIAHLDAEAITIAKGQGQLGSVEVLRNRLAGIGLRPRRQAHGHAVEVGFPQTAEVAGNILDRCYGAGLFIFGGKGSGQSGDAPLSRILIHHNQVTDPLLNTNDWGGIETWQGGPFYVYCNVSGNPGGYWHWAYGPKKPASARFGHAYYLDGSFKNYVFNNIAWGKSKDPFSRLGNTAAFQEIISFENAFFNNTVYNFVKGTRRQAPHAGRDKFLGNVWSGIGEWLFWHAEPAKSEPEGNAADAGPQKEHFAHETNAYARNVFHDVSDRFAVFEPSGRWHASLDSFRKALAERGALASDVGQMSEKPVLRDPAKHDFRLAPGSAAVDAGVRVFVPWGLYAPVGEWHFTRHQKDPTEVIDEHWYMTPYYGKREDYWKTPRYPLTGVNVRAGDYIDGPLEDWTQGALRLNGKDQHLVLSHAELASPVGGGSGQEKRTVDIGEGSFLIEVYFRTEPGHTGGVLVSKIAERGYALSLDGDGRLAFLVRGDAAASAGTRDRVNDGRWHHVVAECDRAAATLRVYLDGATAAEARGARLGGSLANGADFLVGKGATGAYFAGAMDFLRVCRGTLADAKTTIEELYAWEFGGPQHRDFCGRRPAGKGRDAGALELTP, from the coding sequence ATGCCGGCGTGGCAGCGCGTGACGCTGAGTCTCTTGGCGGTCGCCCTGGGCGCGACGGGGGCCGAGCGAACCGCCTTCTCGTGGCAGAAGCCGCAGGCCAAGGTGCTGCCCACGGGCGGCCTGGAGTGGGCGCCCGAGCCGTTCGTCTTCGCTCCGGGCAAGACGGTTCGCTACATTGACTTCGCCGCGGGGAGCGACGCGAACGACGGGGCGTCGAAGGAGAGGCCCTGGAAGCACCACCCCTGGGACCCCGCCGCGGCGAACCTGGCAAAGGCCCATCGCGGCCCGACGACCTATGTTTTCAAGCGCGGCGTCGTGTACCGCGGCCAGCTCGCCGCCCCCGCCGACGACCAGGGCACGCCCGGGGAGCCGATTCGCCTCACCAGCGACCCCGCCTGGGGCGCGGGCGAGGCCGTCCTCTGCGGCTCGGAGGCCGTCGCCGGCTGGAAGCAGGGCGCGGACCACAAGGACATCCCAGAGTCCCAGAAGGTCTGGTGGACCGACCTCGCCTTCGCCCCACGCTGCGTCTGGATGCTCGAGGCCGGCAAGGCCATCCGCCTCAAGCTCGCCCGAACGCCCAACTGGACCGTGAGCGACCCCGACGACGTGAAGAGCGAGTGGTGGACCTGGGAGCAGCCCCGGTGGTGGACGCAGCAGAACAAGACCACGGTCAACGGCAGGAAGATGCACCTGGGCGTGGACACGAAGCACCTGACGAAGCCCGCCGACCACTACCGCGACGCCATCCTCCGCACCGAGTGGGGCATCGTGATGGGCACGCCCTTCCCCACCAAAGTCGAGGCCGTGGACGCCGCGAAGAAGTCCGTCGCCTTCCAGGGCGTGTGGTGGGGCGACAGCGGCACCCTCATCACCAACAACCGCTACTACCTGGAGGACAAGCCGCACTATCTCGACGAGCCGGGCGAGTTCTGGTTCGACAAGAAGGGCGCCGGCGGGCGGCTCTACGTGCGCCTGCCGGGCGACCGCGACCCCAACACCATGGCCGTGGAGGCCGCACGTCGTTACTGCCTCATCGAGGACGCCGCTTCGGCCGCCGCCCCGCCCCGCACCGACGTGCTGAAGCCCGAGCAGCGCGACAAGCTGCTCACGACCGGCCTGCGCCACGTGGAGATCACCGGCCTCACCTTCCGTTTCACCAACACGTGGTGGGACCTCGAGTTCCCCGCCTGGATGCACAAGGAGGTGGACAACGCCTGCATCCGCGCCCTCGGCTCGGCCGACGGGCTGCGCGTGTCGCACTGCCGCTTCGAGCACGTGGCCAAGGCCGTCCGCGTCGAGCCCATCAACGCCCAGTGCCGGATCGGCTCGGTCGTGGTGAGCGACAACGACATCGCGCACCTCGACGCCGAGGCGATCACCATCGCCAAGGGGCAGGGGCAGTTGGGCAGCGTGGAGGTCCTGCGGAACCGCCTCGCCGGGATCGGCCTGCGCCCGCGCCGCCAGGCCCACGGCCACGCCGTCGAGGTGGGCTTCCCCCAAACCGCCGAGGTCGCCGGCAACATCCTCGACCGCTGCTACGGCGCCGGTCTCTTCATCTTCGGCGGCAAGGGCAGCGGCCAGTCCGGCGACGCCCCGCTCTCCCGCATCCTCATCCACCACAACCAGGTCACTGATCCCCTGCTCAACACCAACGACTGGGGCGGCATCGAGACCTGGCAGGGCGGCCCCTTCTACGTCTACTGCAACGTGAGCGGCAACCCCGGCGGCTACTGGCACTGGGCCTACGGCCCCAAGAAGCCGGCCAGCGCCCGCTTCGGCCACGCCTATTACCTCGACGGCAGCTTCAAGAACTACGTCTTCAACAACATCGCCTGGGGCAAGAGCAAGGACCCCTTCAGCCGCCTGGGCAACACCGCGGCCTTCCAGGAAATCATCAGCTTCGAGAACGCCTTCTTCAACAACACGGTCTACAACTTCGTCAAGGGCACCCGCCGCCAGGCGCCCCACGCGGGCCGCGACAAGTTTCTCGGCAACGTCTGGAGCGGCATCGGCGAATGGCTCTTCTGGCACGCCGAGCCGGCCAAATCGGAGCCCGAGGGCAACGCCGCCGACGCCGGGCCGCAGAAGGAGCACTTCGCCCACGAGACCAACGCCTACGCGCGAAACGTCTTCCACGACGTGAGCGACCGGTTCGCCGTCTTCGAGCCCTCGGGCCGCTGGCACGCCAGCCTCGATTCGTTCCGCAAGGCCCTAGCCGAGCGCGGCGCCCTGGCCTCGGACGTCGGCCAGATGAGCGAGAAGCCCGTGCTCCGCGACCCCGCGAAGCACGACTTCCGCCTCGCGCCCGGCTCCGCCGCCGTGGACGCCGGCGTGCGGGTCTTCGTGCCTTGGGGCCTCTACGCCCCTGTCGGCGAGTGGCACTTCACCCGTCACCAGAAGGACCCGACCGAGGTCATTGACGAGCACTGGTACATGACCCCTTACTACGGAAAGCGCGAGGACTACTGGAAGACGCCACGCTACCCGCTCACGGGGGTGAACGTCAGGGCCGGCGACTACATTGACGGCCCCCTGGAGGACTGGACCCAGGGCGCGCTCCGCCTGAACGGCAAGGACCAGCACCTCGTCCTGAGCCACGCGGAACTCGCCAGCCCCGTCGGGGGAGGGAGCGGCCAGGAGAAGAGGACGGTGGACATCGGCGAGGGCAGCTTCCTCATCGAGGTCTACTTCCGCACCGAGCCGGGGCACACCGGCGGCGTCCTCGTCTCCAAGATCGCCGAGCGCGGCTACGCGCTGTCGCTCGACGGCGACGGGCGGCTCGCCTTCCTGGTTCGCGGCGACGCCGCCGCCTCCGCCGGCACCCGCGACCGCGTCAACGACGGCCGGTGGCACCACGTGGTCGCCGAATGTGATCGGGCGGCCGCGACCCTGCGCGTCTACCTCGACGGCGCGACGGCAGCGGAGGCGCGCGGCGCGCGCCTCGGCGGCTCGCTTGCCAACGGCGCCGACTTCCTGGTGGGCAAGGGCGCAACGGGCGCCTACTTCGCCGGGGCGATGGACTTTCTACGCGTGTGCCGCGGCACCCTGGCCGACGCGAAGACGACCATCGAGGAACTCTATGCCTGGGAGTTCGGCGGCCCGCAGCACCGGGACTTCTGCGGCCGGCGGCCCGCCGGCAAAGGCCGAGATGCCGGCGCCCTTGAACTCACTCCGTAG
- a CDS encoding right-handed parallel beta-helix repeat-containing protein, with protein MPRPLSVSAILLLTALAAHGRDWFVSPTGQDGARDSSEARPFQSIERGLAAAQPGDRVVLRAGEYRLAAPLVFPRAGERDRPITLAAQKGEYVALLGSVRLSGWVKHQGGVWKAKAPSRQVKGLFEDGERLVHPRERGKREDPPVEALRAPGRWTQQDGWVYLWTRDGDSPDRHRVEASQYVVMNLNRPWLRIEGLHLFYGQPTGVVISADHCVVSKCEVAGVSNSVDNAYGAYLSGCSNSAFRDCVVHDCFYWGDHGSNSHVVSCIDCGDQGPNHVEGCELSNGGLGVGTKGAARQMIIAGCRIYDVLNGVVISGERSSGPGAGKKDRGHYLVWRNCFTDCDRGVFFYSGDTHENTVAGNLFERCGTGVYLRKVEGVPDRPLIANNAFLRCGSALFAVAERAGAETLSQFAQAGLRSHHNLFFGNEADWRNPLTWGKDLTLAFAEARAYKGFGWEEGSVGGDPQLDEWGRATAGSPTVGAGAPVELPASIPRPDAWHIGLGPWRAGEERPEPGLVLSVAGSQDAVGPGDQVKLRAALTNRFRTTEVPLDGDAIVTFHFRYANVWYFDCQELWRVRVPLPGGVLRPGGSLDLAALPGWQNPTNGKLGDPFRLRADDAESRSGWRLSATLRRVPRDVPTDKALQRLEPLIRSRGILRIRAK; from the coding sequence ATGCCGAGGCCACTGTCCGTATCCGCGATCCTTCTGCTCACCGCCCTCGCTGCCCACGGCCGCGACTGGTTCGTCAGCCCAACGGGGCAGGACGGCGCACGGGATAGCTCGGAGGCCAGGCCGTTCCAGTCCATCGAGCGGGGCCTTGCCGCGGCGCAGCCGGGCGACCGCGTGGTGCTGCGCGCCGGCGAGTACCGGCTCGCCGCCCCCCTCGTGTTCCCGCGCGCGGGCGAGAGGGACAGGCCGATCACCCTCGCCGCGCAGAAAGGGGAGTACGTCGCACTCCTCGGCTCGGTGCGGCTCAGCGGCTGGGTGAAGCACCAGGGGGGTGTGTGGAAGGCAAAGGCGCCGTCGCGGCAGGTCAAGGGCCTCTTCGAGGACGGCGAGCGACTTGTCCACCCGCGGGAACGCGGGAAGCGCGAGGACCCGCCCGTCGAGGCTCTTCGCGCGCCCGGCCGCTGGACCCAGCAGGACGGTTGGGTGTATCTGTGGACGCGCGACGGGGACTCGCCCGACCGTCATCGCGTCGAGGCGTCGCAGTATGTCGTCATGAACCTGAACAGGCCGTGGCTCCGGATCGAGGGGCTTCACCTCTTCTACGGCCAGCCGACGGGCGTGGTCATCTCCGCCGACCACTGCGTCGTCTCCAAGTGCGAGGTCGCCGGTGTATCGAACTCCGTGGACAATGCGTACGGCGCCTACCTCAGCGGCTGCTCGAACTCGGCGTTCCGCGACTGCGTGGTGCACGACTGCTTCTACTGGGGCGACCACGGGTCGAACTCCCACGTCGTCTCGTGCATTGATTGCGGGGATCAGGGGCCGAATCACGTGGAGGGCTGCGAGCTTTCCAATGGCGGCCTCGGTGTGGGCACCAAGGGCGCGGCGCGCCAGATGATCATCGCGGGGTGCCGCATCTACGATGTGCTGAACGGCGTGGTCATCTCCGGCGAGCGCTCCAGCGGCCCAGGGGCCGGCAAGAAGGACCGCGGCCACTACCTGGTGTGGCGGAACTGCTTCACCGACTGCGACCGAGGCGTCTTCTTCTATTCCGGCGACACCCACGAGAACACCGTGGCGGGCAACCTCTTCGAGCGCTGCGGCACCGGCGTTTACCTGCGGAAAGTGGAGGGCGTGCCCGACCGCCCGCTGATCGCCAACAACGCCTTCCTCCGCTGCGGCTCGGCCCTCTTCGCCGTGGCCGAGCGCGCGGGCGCCGAAACGCTCTCGCAGTTCGCGCAGGCGGGCCTGCGGTCCCACCACAACCTCTTCTTCGGCAACGAGGCCGACTGGCGCAACCCGCTCACCTGGGGCAAAGACCTGACTCTGGCGTTCGCCGAGGCCCGCGCCTACAAGGGCTTCGGGTGGGAGGAGGGCTCCGTCGGCGGCGACCCGCAGCTCGACGAGTGGGGCCGCGCCACAGCCGGCTCGCCCACGGTCGGCGCGGGCGCACCCGTGGAACTTCCCGCAAGCATCCCGAGGCCCGACGCCTGGCACATCGGCCTCGGGCCGTGGCGGGCCGGCGAGGAGAGGCCGGAGCCGGGCCTCGTGCTCTCCGTCGCAGGCTCGCAGGACGCCGTCGGCCCCGGCGACCAGGTGAAGCTGCGGGCGGCGCTCACCAACCGCTTCCGCACGACAGAGGTCCCGCTCGACGGCGATGCCATCGTCACCTTTCACTTCCGCTATGCCAACGTGTGGTACTTTGACTGCCAGGAGCTCTGGCGGGTGCGGGTGCCGTTGCCGGGGGGCGTGCTGCGGCCGGGCGGGAGCCTCGACCTGGCCGCGCTTCCCGGGTGGCAGAACCCGACGAATGGGAAGCTCGGCGACCCGTTTCGCCTTCGCGCGGACGACGCCGAGTCGCGCTCGGGCTGGCGGCTGAGCGCCACGCTGCGCCGCGTCCCGCGGGACGTGCCGACAGACAAGGCGCTTCAGCGCCTCGAGCCTCTGATTCGCTCGCGGGGGATCCTGCGGATTCGGGCCAAGTAG
- a CDS encoding L,D-transpeptidase family protein: MKRSWIALGAVIAVIVVAIVVLSRQPKPAVVAPVPEPSPKVGTETPSEPAKEPAKEPEPKSPPEPKEKAKEPEPPKKAEPVDSDAVLRAADAALAAGKPVEAHKVLSDAILRDPKAAKAADMRTRLTKLSEEIFFSDKVFAPYSIAYTVVAGDALVKIAGKHKTTIELLRRINGLKGDNLRIGQRLKVIPGGFDVAVDKSDFRLTVTKDGAWVREFLVGLGKNGTTPVGEFVAGHKLKEPVYFGDGTPIPYGDKTKNPLGTRWITIQAEYGIHGTWEPDSMGKEGSKGCVRMVNQDVEWLFDLMVPGSSRIVIRP; encoded by the coding sequence ATGAAGAGGTCGTGGATTGCCCTCGGGGCGGTGATTGCGGTGATCGTGGTGGCGATCGTGGTGCTCTCGCGCCAGCCGAAGCCCGCCGTGGTGGCCCCTGTGCCCGAGCCGTCGCCCAAGGTGGGCACCGAGACGCCGTCCGAGCCCGCGAAGGAGCCCGCCAAGGAACCCGAGCCCAAGTCCCCGCCGGAACCGAAGGAGAAGGCGAAGGAGCCTGAGCCTCCGAAGAAGGCCGAGCCGGTGGATTCGGATGCCGTTCTCAGGGCGGCCGACGCGGCGCTGGCCGCCGGCAAGCCGGTGGAGGCGCACAAGGTCCTCTCCGATGCCATCCTCCGCGATCCCAAGGCAGCGAAGGCCGCCGACATGAGGACGCGGCTTACGAAGCTCAGCGAAGAGATCTTCTTCTCCGACAAGGTGTTTGCCCCGTACTCGATCGCTTACACGGTGGTGGCGGGCGACGCGCTGGTGAAGATCGCGGGCAAGCACAAGACCACGATCGAGTTGCTCCGCCGCATCAACGGCTTGAAGGGCGACAACCTGCGGATCGGCCAGCGGCTAAAGGTGATCCCCGGCGGCTTCGACGTGGCGGTGGACAAGAGCGACTTCCGCCTCACGGTGACCAAGGACGGCGCGTGGGTGCGCGAGTTCCTGGTCGGCCTCGGCAAGAACGGCACCACGCCCGTCGGCGAGTTCGTGGCCGGCCACAAGCTCAAGGAGCCTGTCTACTTCGGCGACGGCACGCCCATCCCCTACGGCGACAAGACGAAGAACCCCCTCGGCACCCGCTGGATCACCATCCAGGCCGAATACGGCATCCACGGCACCTGGGAGCCCGACTCGATGGGCAAGGAGGGCTCGAAGGGCTGCGTGCGCATGGTGAACCAGGACGTCGAGTGGCTCTTCGACCTCATGGTGCCGGGCAGCAGCAGGATCGTGATTCGGCCGTAG